The Fulvia fulva chromosome 1, complete sequence region TGGGGCGAGGGCGAAGAGGAGGCCGCCGAAGCCGCAGCCTATGTCGGCGACTGTGACGGGTTGGGATATCGTTGTGGTGGTGGTACGGTGGGTTGTGCTGTCGTCCTTGCCGTTTGAGATGGTGAGTGTGCTGTCGTCCTCCTTGGTGGCGTATGCCGGGTAGTACTGGCTCCAGTCCATTGCGGCAGGCAATTCTGGGCTGTGGCAAGTGTTAGCGGGGCTCCTGCGGTCAAGATATCACATGTCTAACGGCACTCACTAGGTCAAGTCATGGTCGGAGAATGGGTTGGCATGTGCGCGTTGGCGATACAACTTCTTGCGAGGCAGCTCTCCTTCCTGTCGATCCTCACGCCTTTGCTTCTTTTTCGGTGGTCCAGCCATTTTGATGGGATGTTGTGTTGTCGCAAAGATATGCTAAAGTGAAGCGTGGCGTCAAAGATTGAGGTTGCGAGTCAGGCACCAACTTGTCAGGCATCAACATGAGCCATTCTGGAGGAAGAACACAAACTCGCGGGTGAGAACGCCGCAGTGACAGTGCGAGTTTTTCAGGTGGTATGAATGAGCGATTCGACGTTGCCCACTGTCTGTGGAGATTCTACTAAGCGGAAGTGCTTGCGTTCAATTGGTACGTGTGCATAAGCACGGAGCTGGGCTTCGGCCTGATCGACCGGTAGCAGATGCACAACATCGCAAATGTCGAGGCCGCTGGACAACCAGTAATTGCGACTGGCATTGACTGTATTCATTCCCCGGAGCCTCGCCTTTCTTCACGCCCACGTCGCCAGACGCCATGCATCGGGTGATTATCCTCAAACGTGATCTATATCATTTCCACTTCCCTGTGATCTCACACAGCCAACTCTCCAATCTTACTGAGACCCTTGAGTGAGCCCAGACTAAGGGCTAAACCTTGAGACCTGCTGCGTATACGCATGAATCCAGTCACCGGTCCATGCTCGCCTTCCTTCTCAACACTGAGGTTTGCTAACGCATCCTCGCCTAGAGACAAGTCAGTATGGTTTTATGGCCCACGGTATGCGGGATCAACTTGCCGAAAACACTTCTCGCATAAAGATTAGCACTCAAGAACTGGCACTCGCCCTCCAGACTGGCCTCTGGCGTTAGGCAGCTCATGTTAGTGACCTTCATCAACCGCTGCAGGAAGTCACGAAGACCCTTGCCTTCTGGCATCTTGGTGTTGATGTTCACCTTGTTCTCCCACTCAAATTCGGTCCACATCGTGCGGAATTGAGTCTCTGTGCATTGTGCGGGCTGTATGTAATCCATAATGTCAACATGCACATCATTCAGGATGACCACATTGGAGTCAGTTGCGGAAGGCCCATCGTAGACAACGTTTCCGAAGATGACTCCAGTATCGGTAGATGAGACCTTGATCGTCGCTTGTACGTTCAAGAAGTCCAGTCCAGGAAGATTTTGTGTTGTAGGCCTCTCGACTACCTTGAGATCACCCAGCGTGGCAAATTCGACAGACAGGTTTTGCAGTGTATCCCGAGTCTGGTTGACCAGCAAAACATCCAAGATGATATCGAATTGGTGGACCTGCACGTACGCTTCGGCATAGACCGGGTCTGAGAAACCAGTGAGCTGCACTACACGGCTCAGCTTCGATGTCAGATCTTCCGTGGTGGCATCGCCGCCGGTCGCCTTCTCCAGATCAACCTCAGCCTCGTCGGCGCCATCGGTAGTCTTCTTGCTGAGCTGTCGTATCGATACAACATCGTCGACCTGAATCGCGCTCTGCGCCTTCAGTACAGCATCCTTTTCTGCGCGCTTCTTCTCTTCCACCTGAACCATATCTCGGAACGCCTTTCTCGTGTCGTCCAGGAAAGCAGTCTCAAGATCCTTCTTCTGTGCGAACTCGGCCAATGAACGCACGCAGGACATGAGTCGGTCGACAGAGTCTTCATCGATTGGTGCCTTCACAAATTGCGACTGTCCTGCCCTAATAATGGAAATCATGATGAGCATTGCTTCTGCACGCAGAGCGTTTGTACGCGCGGCATCGCTGGAGATTTCAGAGAAGCGCATGACCAACTTTGTGAGTGTTGAGGAGAGAACAGTGGCCAGGAAGTAGTCTCCGTCAAGAATGAGCTGACGGAGTGGTGGCTTCTGCGCAGCCTTGACAGCATCGAGCTTCGCTTTTGCTGACGCTTGGCTGGTTAGTGCGCTTTCAGTGGCATACGTGCCATCTGCTAGGACTTTACGTGAACCTGTCGGCGCAGCTGGCTTCGCGTGCCCGTTGACTTGTTCATTCAGCTCCGGTTCGCCATCTGGCTGCTCTTCCAGAAGTCGGGCTTCTGAGGCAACGATCGGGATCTCACCCAGACTGGCCCTGATTCGCTTCCATGCTTCTTTGATGTCGTTCTGCTCGAGGGAGTATTCGCCAATGATCCAGAGACTGCCTCGATACACCTTGCC contains the following coding sequences:
- a CDS encoding Coatomer subunit beta, whose amino-acid sequence is MATFLEQSYSLVHQDNAADQPSLQDLRTQLEKGNDETKQETMKRILTVMLNGDPMPNLLMHIIRFVMPSKSKALKKLLYLYYEICPKLDASGKLKQEMILVCNGIRMDLQHPNEYIRGNTLRFLCKLREPELIEPLLAPARQCLEHRHSYVRKNAVFAIASIFQHSEALMPDAPELIQTFLESESDNTCKRNAFAALLSISHEKALEYLSGVFEGIPNASELLQLVELEFIRKDAVQNQGNKARYLRLIFDLLEAKDSTVVYEAASSLTALTNNPVAVKAAAGKFIELAIKESDNNVKLIVLEKVNTLRKSNEGILDDLTMEILRVLSSPDLDVRKKALELAMDMVSSKNVEEVVMLLKKELAKTVDEQYEKNNEYRSLLIHSIHQCAIKFSEIAQSVVGLLMDFISDFNNASAVDVISFVKEVVERFPKMRSSIVERLVTTLSEVRAGKVYRGSLWIIGEYSLEQNDIKEAWKRIRASLGEIPIVASEARLLEEQPDGEPELNEQVNGHAKPAAPTGSRKVLADGTYATESALTSQASAKAKLDAVKAAQKPPLRQLILDGDYFLATVLSSTLTKLVMRFSEISSDAARTNALRAEAMLIMISIIRAGQSQFVKAPIDEDSVDRLMSCVRSLAEFAQKKDLETAFLDDTRKAFRDMVQVEEKKRAEKDAVLKAQSAIQVDDVVSIRQLSKKTTDGADEAEVDLEKATGGDATTEDLTSKLSRVVQLTGFSDPVYAEAYVQVHQFDIILDVLLVNQTRDTLQNLSVEFATLGDLKVVERPTTQNLPGLDFLNVQATIKVSSTDTGVIFGNVVYDGPSATDSNVVILNDVHVDIMDYIQPAQCTETQFRTMWTEFEWENKVNINTKMPEGKGLRDFLQRLMKVTNMSCLTPEASLEGECQFLSANLYARSVFGEDALANLSVEKEGEHGPVTGFMRIRSRSQGLALSLGSLKGLSKIGELAV